In a single window of the Papaver somniferum cultivar HN1 chromosome 8, ASM357369v1, whole genome shotgun sequence genome:
- the LOC113302253 gene encoding senescence-specific cysteine protease SAG39-like, which yields MASSSTRFQFMFMAVFIILAAWASQAMSSRTVLLHEPTMVDRHQRWMTQYGKVYKNQAEKEKRFNIFEANVEHIESSNAGNKPYKLSVNEFADQTIEEFKSSRNGYKKSWRRSSQESTAFKYENVTAVPSTMDWRKKGAVTPVKDQGQCGCCWAFSAVAAMEGITQLTTGKLTSLSEQELVDCDTKGEDQGCEGGLMDDAFEFIQENQGLTTEANYPYNGVDGSCNTKKADTHAASINGYEDVPANNEASLLKAVSKQPVSVAIDASGQDFQFYSSGVFTGTCGTELDHGVTAVGYGTDSDGTKYWLVKNSWGTSWGENGYIRMQRDVDANQGLCGIAMEASYPTA from the exons ATGGCTTCGTCATCAACCCGTTTTCAGTTTATGTTTATGGCCGTATTCATCATTTTGGCTGCTTGGGCTTCTCAAGCTATGTCAAGTAGAACAGTACTACTCCATGAGCCAACCATGGTTGATAGACACCAACGATGGATGACTCAATATGGGAAAGTCTATAAGAACCAAGCTGAAAAGGAGAAACGCTTTAATATATTCGAGGCCAATGTTGAACATATCGAGTCCAGTAATGCTGGAAACAAACCATACAAATTAAGTGTCAATGAGTTTGCAGATCAAACCATTGAAGAATTTAAATCTTCTCGTAATGGATACAAGAAGTCATGGAGAAGAAGTTCACAGGAATCAACAGCATTCAAGTACGAAAATGTTACTGCAGTACCATCCACCATGGATTGGAGAAAGAAAGGAGCTGTAACACCAGTTAAGGACCAAGGACAGTGTG GATGCTGTTGGGCATTCTCTGCAGTGGCAGCCATGGAAGGTATAACACAACTGACAACTGGTAAGCTAACCTCTTTATCTGAACAAGAGTTAGTAGACTGTGATACTAAAGGTGAAGATCAAGGCTGCGAGGGTGGTCTAATGGATGACGCCTTTGAATTCATCCAAGAAAACCAAGGTCTCACCACAGAAGCTAACTACCCGTACAACGGAGTCGATGGAAGCTGCAACACTAAGAAGGCGGACACCCATGCAGCCTCAATCAATGGTTATGAAGATGTGCCAGCTAACAACGAGGCATCTCTACTGAAGGCCGTTTCAAAGCAACCTGTTTCAGTTGCCATTGATGCCAGTGGCCAGGACTTTCAGTTTTACTCCAGCGGGGTATTCACAGGAACTTGTGGGACCGAATTAGACCATGGTGTTACTGCAGTAGGGTACGGGACTGATAGTGATGGAACTAAGTATTGGCTCGTAAAGAATTCATGGGGAACTTCATGGGGTGAGAACGGATACATAAGGATGCAAAGAGATGTTGATGCTAATCAAGGTTTATGTGGTATTGCCATGGAAGCCTCCTACCCAACTGCATAA